The following proteins are encoded in a genomic region of Phycisphaera sp.:
- a CDS encoding 50S ribosome-binding GTPase, whose product MDTSSTIVTPATPMAPGVRAVVRLSGTHAFDGIDKLATTPIDRTRGVGPIRLSLPIGELPTLAVRLPGPASYTGEDTVELLPPGSPTLIAALVRALLAIPSVRHAEAGEFSARAYLNGRLTLHQAEGVAATIAAVTDQQLEASHRLLTGQSGQRYATLVDGLASTLALVEAAADFAEEEHVVPINAGDLRSRLATMLDTLEAELQGRHGRENAAARPLVVLAGAPNAGKTSLFNALLGRTRAVISETEHATRDAIIEPLTLDHPTIGRIDCDLADLPGEPDLAELPLDTDEQASVRAVIESTLERADVVLLCDPSGSFDSPAAATNTIRLRTKADTIGTEAPGAIAVSVRTGLNLDTLRLALAEAIDTAHLDASAGLLPRHHALASRVAEALTRAASAVANDPPRGLPIDSELAAAEMRLALDALGELGGRVSPDEVLGRIFASFCVGK is encoded by the coding sequence ATGGACACCAGCTCGACCATCGTCACACCGGCCACGCCCATGGCCCCCGGCGTGCGCGCCGTGGTGCGTCTCTCGGGCACGCACGCCTTCGACGGTATCGACAAGCTCGCAACCACCCCTATCGACCGCACACGCGGCGTCGGCCCGATCCGCCTGAGCCTGCCCATCGGCGAGCTTCCAACCCTCGCCGTCCGCCTGCCCGGCCCGGCCTCATACACCGGCGAGGACACGGTCGAACTCCTGCCACCCGGCTCGCCCACGCTCATCGCGGCCCTCGTGCGCGCATTGCTCGCGATTCCCAGCGTCCGCCATGCCGAGGCCGGCGAGTTCAGCGCCCGCGCGTACCTCAACGGTCGGCTGACTCTGCACCAGGCCGAGGGCGTCGCCGCCACTATTGCCGCCGTCACCGACCAGCAACTCGAAGCCTCCCACCGCCTCCTGACCGGCCAATCGGGCCAGCGCTACGCAACGCTCGTAGATGGATTGGCATCCACTCTCGCCCTCGTCGAGGCCGCCGCCGACTTCGCCGAAGAGGAGCACGTTGTTCCCATCAACGCCGGCGACTTGCGCAGCCGCCTGGCCACCATGCTCGACACGCTCGAAGCCGAACTCCAGGGCCGCCATGGTCGAGAGAACGCCGCCGCGCGCCCGCTGGTGGTCCTCGCCGGCGCGCCCAACGCGGGCAAGACCAGCCTCTTCAACGCCCTGCTCGGGCGCACCCGCGCGGTCATCTCGGAAACCGAACACGCCACCCGCGACGCCATCATCGAGCCGCTCACCCTCGACCACCCCACCATCGGCCGCATCGACTGCGACCTGGCCGACCTGCCCGGCGAGCCAGACCTGGCCGAACTCCCGCTCGACACCGACGAACAAGCAAGCGTGCGCGCCGTGATCGAGTCCACGTTGGAGCGCGCCGACGTGGTGCTGCTCTGTGATCCCAGCGGGAGCTTCGACTCGCCGGCCGCGGCCACCAATACCATCCGCCTGCGCACCAAGGCCGACACGATCGGCACCGAGGCACCGGGTGCCATCGCCGTCAGTGTGCGCACCGGGCTGAACCTCGATACGCTCCGCCTCGCGCTCGCCGAAGCCATCGATACGGCCCACCTGGATGCCAGCGCGGGCTTGCTCCCCCGCCACCACGCCCTGGCCTCGCGCGTGGCCGAGGCACTCACGCGTGCGGCAAGCGCCGTCGCGAACGACCCACCCCGAGGCCTCCCAATCGATAGCGAACTCGCTGCTGCCGAAATGCGGCTGGCTTTGGACGCCCTGGGCGAACTTGGCGGCCGCGTCTCGCCCGACGAGGTTCTCGGTCGCATCTTCGCCAGCTTCTGCGTCGGGAAATAG
- a CDS encoding ATP-dependent Clp protease adaptor ClpS, whose amino-acid sequence MTTQDTIPVPTTTDPAVDQLPPFRVLLHNDDEHDMLYVVESLVDVTPIAYKPAARIMLEAHMRGAAHVMTTHKERAEFYRDRLRSKGLVSTIEPVDNPSE is encoded by the coding sequence ATGACCACACAGGACACCATCCCCGTCCCAACCACCACCGACCCTGCCGTCGACCAGCTCCCGCCCTTCCGCGTGCTGCTGCACAACGACGATGAGCACGACATGCTCTACGTGGTCGAGAGCCTGGTGGATGTCACGCCCATCGCCTACAAGCCGGCCGCCCGCATCATGCTCGAGGCCCACATGCGTGGGGCCGCCCACGTGATGACCACCCACAAGGAACGGGCCGAGTTCTACCGCGACCGCCTGCGCTCGAAGGGCCTGGTGTCCACGATCGAGCCGGTGGACAACCCGTCCGAATAA